In Methanolobus chelungpuianus, the following proteins share a genomic window:
- a CDS encoding magnesium transporter: MSYYTVRGIVGRGFPVIFFTSIIGIFTGQILNLRLENLVAMPIILLLIPALIKIGGDTGSMLGARLSSALHMGLGGNLRHNPVVRNSVLAAFIIGECAFAFLAVIVWMTGSILGIGMGLATLMKLCLIAGTFELIMVYTSTLTIAFVSHRFGADPDDTVIPLIATLGDLIGVTGIFITIHLLGII; the protein is encoded by the coding sequence ATGAGCTATTACACGGTCAGGGGAATAGTCGGGAGAGGTTTCCCTGTTATCTTCTTTACTTCCATCATAGGCATATTCACAGGACAGATACTCAACCTGCGTCTTGAGAACCTTGTGGCAATGCCGATAATACTGCTGCTGATCCCTGCACTCATAAAGATAGGGGGGGATACCGGCAGCATGCTGGGCGCCCGTCTTTCATCGGCACTGCATATGGGTCTTGGGGGCAATCTGCGCCATAACCCGGTGGTACGCAACAGTGTACTTGCAGCCTTCATAATCGGAGAGTGCGCTTTTGCCTTTCTGGCGGTGATCGTGTGGATGACCGGCTCGATACTTGGTATTGGGATGGGACTTGCAACCCTGATGAAACTCTGCCTTATCGCCGGCACCTTCGAGCTCATCATGGTCTATACGTCCACCCTCACCATAGCTTTCGTGTCACATCGCTTCGGAGCTGATCCCGACGATACAGTCATCCCGCTCATAGCCACGCTCGGTGACCTGATCGGCGTCACAGGCATATTCATTACAATACATCTGTTAGGCATAATCTAG
- a CDS encoding pyridoxamine 5'-phosphate oxidase family protein has translation MRRSDKEIHDAGLLQSILEAPVCRLGLCSDNIPYVVPMNFAYRDKVIYLHAATEGKKLDIIRTNPLVCFEMEHRTELVSSETACNWGMKYYSIIGWGNASLIEDPAGKAEALNIIMEKYAGQGACSFPVDALEKIVVIRITITKMTGKKSGY, from the coding sequence ATGAGGCGCAGTGACAAAGAGATCCATGATGCAGGCCTGCTCCAATCTATACTGGAAGCGCCGGTCTGTCGGCTTGGCTTGTGCAGTGATAACATTCCCTATGTAGTGCCGATGAATTTCGCATACAGGGATAAGGTGATCTATCTGCATGCAGCTACTGAAGGGAAGAAGCTGGATATCATCAGGACAAACCCGCTGGTGTGCTTTGAGATGGAGCACAGGACAGAGCTTGTATCCTCGGAGACAGCATGTAACTGGGGCATGAAATATTACAGCATTATTGGCTGGGGCAACGCAAGCCTCATTGAAGACCCTGCAGGAAAAGCCGAAGCGTTGAACATTATCATGGAAAAGTATGCAGGGCAGGGAGCCTGCTCATTTCCCGTGGACGCCCTGGAAAAGATAGTCGTCATCAGGATCACCATTACGAAGATGACCGGGAAGAAATCAGGCTATTGA
- a CDS encoding Dabb family protein, translating into MLKHIVMWKLKETAEGTNKLENALVMKEMLESLPGRIPEIVSLEVGININPTDAAYDVVLYSEFRDEAALYAYQEHPEHVKVADFVAKVREERAVVDYLA; encoded by the coding sequence ATGTTGAAGCACATCGTTATGTGGAAACTGAAAGAAACTGCAGAAGGAACGAATAAGCTCGAGAATGCACTTGTGATGAAGGAAATGCTTGAGTCCCTGCCTGGAAGGATACCTGAGATAGTGTCCCTTGAGGTAGGCATCAATATCAACCCGACAGATGCGGCCTACGATGTGGTGCTATACTCTGAGTTCAGGGACGAAGCTGCACTGTACGCTTACCAGGAGCACCCCGAGCATGTGAAGGTTGCAGACTTCGTGGCAAAAGTCCGGGAAGAGCGGGCGGTTGTGGACTATCTTGCCTGA
- a CDS encoding magnesium transporter — protein MPSHAGHEENDEDEFVDEYLGDFASVRSIVREALPFQLLATFGGVASGIILSGMTDELQLIPGLIVISPAVLGMRGNISSTLGSRLGSAIHMGLITKIERNPELINSVSGSLLLSALMSFLLGVMGHYITIAFGLESAGVLALTLIAVLAGVSSGIILSFVAVLLALGMFRFGFDPDNVVTPAIATIGDIVSMMMIFLAARMVLSL, from the coding sequence ATGCCTTCCCATGCAGGTCATGAGGAAAATGATGAAGATGAATTTGTGGATGAGTATCTTGGCGACTTTGCAAGTGTCAGATCAATTGTACGCGAAGCTCTGCCTTTCCAGTTGCTTGCGACCTTCGGAGGCGTCGCTTCCGGGATCATCCTCTCGGGCATGACAGATGAACTGCAACTTATACCCGGGCTTATCGTAATATCCCCGGCCGTGCTGGGAATGAGAGGAAACATTTCCTCTACCCTGGGCTCCAGGCTTGGCAGTGCGATCCACATGGGTCTTATCACGAAGATAGAGAGGAATCCCGAGCTGATCAACAGTGTCTCAGGCTCTCTGCTTCTCAGCGCCCTGATGTCCTTCCTGCTCGGGGTTATGGGGCATTACATCACCATCGCATTCGGACTGGAGAGCGCCGGGGTGCTCGCACTGACACTTATCGCTGTTCTCGCAGGCGTTTCATCAGGTATCATACTCTCGTTCGTGGCTGTCCTGCTTGCTCTGGGCATGTTCAGATTCGGGTTCGACCCTGACAATGTGGTCACGCCCGCCATTGCCACTATCGGAGACATCGTTTCCATGATGATGATATTCTTAGCTGCTAGGATGGTGCTTTCCCTATGA
- a CDS encoding potassium channel family protein has product MSPKVIKYIPRNLKDLLIEMKNTSELMVDLAYSAMVYDDEDIAEEVLNLEEKMDTLDYHMKIAAMLSARRVEEAEEMSGVLQVARASGNISSAAGDIAKIVLLEMGIPMELKLALREAEETIARATISEDSPLAGRTLEDIELDTETGMWLIAIRRQDEWIYDPNHATRVREDDVLFARGHDEGVPIFMELATNRKYLPREVQHERFLIDLERAVDIIVEMKNMSELSVGLAYSALLFDNKDIALEVKALEGELDAMKNDLQHWVLETAKHVPDVNQLRGLLHLAHATESISDAAYTIADTVLRGIELHPVVTLAIRQSDEVITKLVVQSCSPIVGKTFGQLKVETETGMYVMAIKRGDKWVYRPNKRTVIQSGDLLITRGSRTGEDALFEMCACPFENEKMS; this is encoded by the coding sequence ATGAGCCCTAAGGTAATTAAGTATATACCACGCAATCTCAAGGATCTCCTTATAGAGATGAAGAACACATCGGAACTGATGGTTGATCTTGCTTATTCTGCAATGGTGTACGACGATGAGGACATCGCCGAAGAGGTGCTGAACCTTGAAGAGAAAATGGACACACTCGACTACCATATGAAGATTGCTGCAATGCTCAGCGCAAGGCGTGTGGAGGAGGCAGAGGAGATGTCCGGTGTGCTTCAGGTTGCACGTGCATCCGGAAATATTTCCAGTGCTGCAGGCGATATTGCAAAGATCGTCCTGCTGGAAATGGGTATTCCCATGGAGCTGAAACTGGCCCTCAGAGAAGCCGAGGAGACCATTGCAAGAGCGACGATCAGCGAGGATTCTCCCCTTGCAGGCAGGACCCTTGAGGACATAGAGCTCGACACGGAGACAGGCATGTGGCTTATCGCTATCCGCCGCCAGGATGAGTGGATATACGATCCCAACCACGCTACCAGGGTGCGTGAGGACGACGTGCTCTTTGCACGCGGCCATGATGAAGGCGTGCCTATTTTCATGGAACTTGCGACAAACCGCAAGTACCTGCCAAGGGAAGTGCAGCATGAGAGGTTCCTCATCGACCTGGAAAGGGCAGTGGACATCATTGTTGAGATGAAGAACATGAGCGAGCTCTCAGTGGGCCTTGCCTACTCAGCACTCCTGTTCGATAACAAGGACATCGCGCTTGAGGTCAAGGCTCTTGAGGGAGAGCTCGATGCCATGAAGAACGATCTCCAGCACTGGGTTCTCGAAACCGCAAAGCATGTCCCGGACGTCAATCAGCTGAGGGGACTCCTTCATCTGGCCCATGCAACGGAATCTATCTCGGATGCCGCATACACCATCGCGGACACGGTCCTCAGGGGCATTGAACTGCACCCGGTCGTGACCCTTGCCATAAGGCAGTCCGATGAGGTCATTACAAAGCTTGTCGTACAGAGCTGCTCTCCCATTGTCGGGAAGACCTTCGGCCAGCTCAAGGTCGAGACCGAGACAGGCATGTATGTGATGGCGATCAAGAGAGGGGACAAATGGGTCTACCGCCCCAATAAGAGAACAGTGATCCAGTCCGGCGACCTCCTCATTACAAGAGGCTCACGTACAGGAGAGGATGCACTCTTTGAGATGTGCGCCTGTCCCTTTGAAAATGAGAAGATGTCCTGA